aggagtcaaaaaatatatggaaatatactcttTTTTACAcaaactttgctgagtagcaccatctaggagtgtttgttttccttttatcgccactcacacattcggacgtgagaatctcaataggagggaagagcagaatttgtttcgacttcgcgaatactTTTTGTCAAGCTTTATTTGGCAGCACTGATAAAAAGATGAATCATGGAATCACCCTAATGATGAGTTTTCCGTTCATTTCGCCCATTTCGCCATCTCCGTCATCCCACCCACCGTTGACAGTTTACAGACTCGCGAGTCTTGTTTTGAGTTTTCCTGCCTTTTGTTTTGCTACAACCCTCTCAACCAATCAAGCGCGGCAACTTTGGGGGCTCCCCGTTGTGTTATCGATCGGAAGATTTATTTCACAATCAGCTGGCGAAAAGTGTAGTGTTGATTATGACATTGCTagggaatgaagaaaaaatgtgttaatGTGATTCGAATTATCACTGGTCTGTGTCGAACCTAGTTTCCAACTTGTGAAATTGTCCGAGATGTCTCGCTGTATGCTTAGTCCGTTGCGGTTCTACCGGACTAGATCCggtttgcaatattttctgccGAGTTTGGCCAGAGCTTGTTTATTCTCATCGCAGGGAGCTGATGGTGGTGGTAGCAACAATAGCGGAAGTGGCGGCAAAGGATTTGTGCGGAATACGACGATTTTAGTGCAGCAGGGCTGCGACATTCAGGAGCTGCCAGTGGTGGTCCGTAAAATTGCCGAGGATGAATTTGCGGCTTTTATATCGAACAAAATCATCGATAGTCAGCCTCCGCCAGGTCAGTGTTTCCAGGAATATGTGCAGCGAATGAGCAACACCGACGTAGCCGAATCAGAAAGTTTTAATGCTGCTCTTAATCAAACACTCAtgttaaaatcaataaaaaagatGATAACACATTCACAAGTATTATTTATCATTCATTACAGCCCAAGCGGAACCAAATGGCGTAGTTGGAAACGATGCCGAAGCAAATAATGGTGCTCAGACCGAATTTAAAAAGTCGATCGAAGAATGTCTCACTGCTCAGGGAGTATGTTTGGTGGTGGAATCGTTAAGTGAGCAAGATTTTACTCCGGACATTGCAGTTCGAGCAATtgaaaagattttaaaaatcgaGAATTTGCTGGAATTAAAGCACCTAGAGAACAAGGAAGAATTTGAGAAGATTATTAGTTGTATCGTCTATCGTGGAGACAATCACACGGTTCTGGAGGTGCTGGATGATTTGAGGAATTACATGGAGCTGACGAAAACGATCGACATGTTAGGAAACGAGCTTGTCTACCGATGCTCGGAAAACAAGTTGGGTATCGAGCATTGTTGCGAGGCCATCGAAAGCCTAACCCAGTGTCGTAGGTACGACATGGTAGAAAAGTTTTGGAGTGGGCTTGCCGATCAAGAGAAGCAAATCGACGACAAGAACATTAACAAAGTTTTCGCAATATTGCCGTACTTAAAAATAAGCCGAAGGGCAGTGCTGAACGTGCTGGAACGACGAATAGTGTCAGTCTGGTGGCAAATGTCCCCCAGCAGCACGATGGATGTCCTGCAGTCGCTGGAGACGTGCAAGCTATCGCCGTTCCGGGTGACACAAACCCTTGCCCGCTGGTTgaacacaaacattcatgccGTGAGCGAGGATCAACTGGAAGCGGTGCTCGAGTCGTTCACCAACTTGGGATACTCTGAGAATCAAATTGAGCGGGCTATCGAGCGATACGTTAAGAATAAGGGCATCAAAATTGTATCACAAAGTTTGGTTGTGACCATTTTGAAGCATTGTCAGGTGAGCTTTACAATTAATCCATTTTTAAAAAAGAGTAATCAAgacttcttaatttttttttgcttgctaatttttcttaaattaatTTATATGTTTCCAATGTACGAACTTTTATAATGACATGAGACAGAGACTGAATATTTTACACTTAGCATTAGATAACGGGCAGGACATACACACAACACTTGTCTTTTTTGCCATGTGATTAACAttctttaaactattttttttttgtgtttatcaACCAGctcttattttttctatttttccgtGACGTTTATTTGGATGCATACACATTACCAATCCCGCCTTGGGCTAAAAGTCTCTAATAAAAGTTAGAAAAATAACCGGTCCCGAGGCCACTTCCAGCTGAGtctttttgattgaatttatgATTATAAACAAGTTCATAATGAAAAAAGTATCCAACCATTAAGACTGGTGTCTTGCCTCAAGCCAGTATTACTTCTAgatgaaataatttgtttttatattcttttttactcctctgactattttccattgaataatcaaaacattaaaaaacATGATTCATTCACAACACAATTTCTCTCCATTCTAGGCATTCCGTATTCGAAACTCGCACATCTTGAACGGTTGCGGCGAGTTCTTCATAGCCCATCACCAAAACCTTGATCCCGGCTATCTGCGAGCCGTTTTCTGCCCGTTCGGCTACCTCGACTATCAGCCGATCAACAGCAACAAGTTCTGGGAAACTCTGGACATGTATCTGGATCTcaatttcaccaaaattcaccCGATGGAAATCATCGACATCATGTTCGGTTACGTTTGCTTCGAGCGCTATCCGCTAATGTTCGTCAACCGAATTTTCAATCCGTACTTCTTGGACGTACTGCACGCCAGAACTCGACCGGAGCGGCTCGATCGGGTTCGAAGTCTGATCAAAGTATTTGACACGAGCCTCACGCTGGAATGTCCGGATTATGATGGCCCGCTTCTGCCGCGTGATCACTCCGCCAAAACCCTGTTTCACGACGGCCGAATCAAACGGATTGTCAACTACATCACTCCGGAGTTGCAAAAACTTGCCGGAGGCCCGGATTGTATGACTAAATTTACCGTTCTGCAAAACCTGCCCGTGCACGAGCTCTATCTAGTCGATGCCATTTTCCACCCATGCGGCATGGGAAACATCTATTCTCTGAACACAATGAAGGAACGGAACATCAATGTTGCGGTGCTGGTTATGCTCCCGGAATACTTCAACAGCACCGGAGAGCATCTGATTGGGTCGCAAGCGATGCGAATCCGGCACCTACGGCGTTTGGGGATGCGCGTGGTGACGCTTCGGTTCGATTCGTTGTACAAATTGAAAGTGCATCCGGCCGAACTGCAGAAATATTTGGTTGAGCGAATGAAGCAAGCTCTGGATGCTTTACCTGTGCCGAAAGGGCCGACTGGTGATTCTAAAGGTTGAAGGCACTTCGCTGTGCGAGGCAAGACTGGAATTTCAGTACTCAGAGCAGTTAGATACGACGCACACAATTGTGATAAAGTAAATTTATCAATAGCTTGCAACATATTACTTGACTGCTCAATTGAGTAATGAACCAAATGAGTCATTTTACAGGTGTTACAAAAATTTCACATGTAATAGTGGTcctaaattgattgaaataaaaacCGAAGATTATGGTTCcttgatattttttcttttttaactaattttatttcctAATTATCTAACtgttattataattattatataattttatgtattaacccgtttcggtctgacctagaaatcaaaattgaaataacccgtgtaggctcatttttcgtccgattgccatgaaattttcaggaaagaagcgtcatcatgtctattttttggtacatgacttgatttgaccatggtgccaatccggccggatttattaatggggggtcctgggtcagatgcagtcaaaaacgggtcatttttttaaaaccattgataaatgaacgaaagtgactagaatgctgatgcaaacgtggtcaatcatcattgaccagcatcagaagttagttttggtacatttgaatcaccaggacatggttccggatgttccgggaacctggttccctggggtatccctggggtggtggacacttttcaagtggacacaacccagtcttgcgacatatcaaacttcatggttttgaaagagaatcctaatagatgagtttttgggacgttttggacacattggccacatccggaagtgttcccgggagcctggttccctcaaggaagtggacaaatttcgattagcaccgaaacccatcttgtgacatatcaaactccatgattttgaaatacaagctcaatagataagtttttgagaggttttggacaaagtggccacgttcggaagtgttcccgggaacctggttccctcaagaaagtggacaaatcttgccAAGCACctaaacccatcttgcgacaattcaaacttcatgattttgaaagacaagctcaatagatgagtttttgagaggttttgggcacattggccacatccggaagtgttcccgggatcctggttccctcaagga
The nucleotide sequence above comes from Armigeres subalbatus isolate Guangzhou_Male chromosome 3, GZ_Asu_2, whole genome shotgun sequence. Encoded proteins:
- the LOC134226103 gene encoding FAST kinase domain-containing protein 3, mitochondrial-like, whose translation is MSRCMLSPLRFYRTRSGLQYFLPSLARACLFSSQGADGGGSNNSGSGGKGFVRNTTILVQQGCDIQELPVVVRKIAEDEFAAFISNKIIDSQPPPAQAEPNGVVGNDAEANNGAQTEFKKSIEECLTAQGVCLVVESLSEQDFTPDIAVRAIEKILKIENLLELKHLENKEEFEKIISCIVYRGDNHTVLEVLDDLRNYMELTKTIDMLGNELVYRCSENKLGIEHCCEAIESLTQCRRYDMVEKFWSGLADQEKQIDDKNINKVFAILPYLKISRRAVLNVLERRIVSVWWQMSPSSTMDVLQSLETCKLSPFRVTQTLARWLNTNIHAVSEDQLEAVLESFTNLGYSENQIERAIERYVKNKGIKIVSQSLVVTILKHCQAFRIRNSHILNGCGEFFIAHHQNLDPGYLRAVFCPFGYLDYQPINSNKFWETLDMYLDLNFTKIHPMEIIDIMFGYVCFERYPLMFVNRIFNPYFLDVLHARTRPERLDRVRSLIKVFDTSLTLECPDYDGPLLPRDHSAKTLFHDGRIKRIVNYITPELQKLAGGPDCMTKFTVLQNLPVHELYLVDAIFHPCGMGNIYSLNTMKERNINVAVLVMLPEYFNSTGEHLIGSQAMRIRHLRRLGMRVVTLRFDSLYKLKVHPAELQKYLVERMKQALDALPVPKGPTGDSKG